AATTGGGGAGTAAAAAGATTGCGAGGTTGAGCCGACTTTTAGGCTGTATACGTTTGTGTTCGCATTTCTTATACCTAGGCAGGTATTCTGTACTGTAAGAGCGCTAGCTTGAATGAAATAAGAGAATTTACTCTGGAAGCATCAGGTTATTTCTTGATAGCGACATTTCGATTTTTTTGTATTTCCGAGCCTGATTTATTGGACATTCTATGAAGTTGAATTTTATTAAGATGGCACTCATTCTGGGCTTATTGAGCTGTGTTGGGCCTGTTGCTATCGATATGTATCTGCCGGCCCTACCGGATATCGCCCAGGATTTGGGAGCCCCTATAGAGGCTGCTCAGTACACCCTGATATCTTACTTTGTTGCTTTTGGGGTATGCCAACTATTTTATGGCCCCGCTTCGGACATGTTTGGTAGAAAGCCACCGTTGTATTTTGGATTGGTTCTTTTTACCTTGGCTTCTATCGGTTGTGCTCTGGCGCCCTCAATAGAGGCGCTGATCGCTCTAAGGTTTTTACAGGGCGTTGGTGCCGCTTCGGTGATGTCGATCCCCAGGGCTGTGATTCGAGATTATTACACTGGTACCCAGGCCACTCGCTTAATGACTACGGTGATGTTGGTGATTTCTATATCGCCGATGCTCGCCCCGCTGATAGGCAGTACCTTGATAGTCCCTTTTGGGTGGCGCAGTGTATTTTTACTGATTGCTTTGCTGACCCTGGCCAGCTTATTGCTGGCAGTAACCAGCTTGCCGGAGACCTTACATCATCATCACCGTGTACCATTTCGTTTAAATGCCATGCTTGGCGCTTTCTCGACATTGCTGCGCGACCCTGTATATGTGGGTCTGACTAGCATCGGTGGTTTGGGTATCGCCAGCTTTTTTTCTTTCCTTGCCACGGCCTCTTTCCTGTACACCGATTTTTATGGGCTGACACCAACGGAGTTCAGCCTTGCTTTTGCCTTAAATGCGCTGGGCTTCTTTATCTCTAGTCAGTTTGCTGCAAACCTGGGGGCCCGTTTTGGTTCAGTGGTGGTGGTGAAGTGGGCTACTGCTGGTTTTGCCATCAGCTCTCTGGTGATGTGTATGGTTGTGTTTTGGGGTAATGATCAATTTTTATTACTGGTGGCAATGTTGTTGACCTGTAATATATTCCTTGGGCTGGTTATTCCCACTTCCATGGTGTTATCTCTTGAAGAACATGGCCCCATTGCTGGTACTGCCGCAGCCCTGGGTGGCGCTTTACAAATGTTGCTCGGAGCATTGGCTATTGTTTTAACCAGTCTGGTTTTTGATGGCACGCCTTTGCCGTTAACGGCAGCTATTGCTGTTTGTGGTGTCAGTTCGTTGATTATTTCACGTCTAACTTTGCGGGGAATAGCGCATTTGGTGGTGCCATACTAGAGTTTAAATTTAGCTTGGGCTTACATTTCCTTAGGAGTTGGCCCCTTTGTCCATAAAGTTCGGGAATCTCTTTGTAAGTGAGTTCCCCAAATATAAGGAAGGAGGTCGGCAAGATGGATAATATTCTGGTTTATTCCGATAGTGTTTCCTGGGGCATCATTCCGGATACGCGACAGCGCATGACATTTGCCCAGCGTTGGCCTGGAGTTATGGAGTTCCACTTAAACGAAAATAAGCATAATGTACGAGTGATTGAAAATTGTCTGAATGGTCGCAAGACCGTTTGGGACGATCCATTTCGTGAGGGCCGGCGGGGTGTTGAGGGATTGGCACAGGTGATTGAAATGCACTCCCCATTGCATTGTGTAATCCTAATGTTGGGCACCAATGATTTCCAGGATACTCACGATAATAAAGCCAGTATGTCTGCCCAGGGGGTGGCTAAGCTAGTCTCCGTAATTCGCAGTGCACCTATCGAGCCGGGTATGCCAGTACCTAAGGTTCTAATTGTTGCTCCCTTAACGATCAACAATCCTTGCGGTATTATTGGCTATAAATTTGCTGGTGCGAAAAAACGCTGCGAAGGTTTCCCGCAGGAGCTGGAAAAAGTCTCTAACGATCTGGGTACCTTATTTCTGGATGCAAATAGGTGGGTCAAAGTCAGTGAACGGGATGGTATTCATTTAGACGAGGATCAACACTCGGTTCTAGGCAAGGTGATTGCCGATTTCCTCTCAGACAATAAAGTCTTGCACTAGCAATACAAACTGCTAGCGATCAACCAATTGTTGACTATGGCACCGGAAGTACCGGTGCCGGTTCACTGTAGAATCAGTTGTAGGCACCGCTACTATAAATCAGTTCGTAACTGTGGCTGTATATTTCCAGAATATTGCCAAACGGATCTTCCATATAAATCATGCGATATGGCTTTTCTCCTGGATAGTAATATCTGGGTTTTGGCATACGCTTTTTACCACCAGCTGCGACAATTTTCTCTGCCAGTTCTTCCAGGTTCGGGTCCTGAACACAGAAGTGGAATACGCCGGTTTTCCAGTATTCGAAATTATCCTTGGGGTTTTCCTGGTTGGGAAACTGGAATAGCTCCACACCGATACGATCGCCGGTGGAAAGGTGAGCGATGCGGAAACTACCCCACTTGGCTCCAAAGACATCGGTACACATCTCACCAATGGCGCTGTGATCTTCACTGATTTCCGTTGGTGGCATAATCAGGTACCAGCCCATGACCTCTGTGTAGAACTTAACGGCAGCTTCCAAATCTGGCACTGAAATACCGATATGAGAAAAGTTTCTCGGATAAACACTCTTCATTAGTCACTCTCCAACAATTACTTTCGCATAAGTTACTGTGCCCAGATCATTACGTATAATTATGATTTGTGATTTTTTTGAGTAACTTTTGTAATGATTAATCCTGTGTGGCTGCGTAGTTTCTGTACTTTGGTGGAGCAGGGTGGCTTTACCAAAACGGCGCAGCACCTGCATATGACCCAATCTGGCGTTAGTCAACACTTACGCCGCCTGGAAGACTTCCTTGGGTTGGCGCTGATCCATCGGCAGGGGAAACAATTCACCCTGACCGAGGCAGGCGAAAAGCTATACCTAGAGGCTCAAGATATCGTCGAATCCCTCTCTACACTGGGTCAACGACTTGGCGAAGATCCAGCTTATGAGGGACAAGTGAGTATTCAATCCCCAGGTAGTGTGGGTCTAAAGCTCTATCCAAAATTACTGGACCTGCAAAGAGAATACCCGAAACTGACCATAGACTATCGTTTTGCTCCAAATCAGGCTGTGGAAGAATCCATACTTGGTTATAAGGCAGACATTGGGTTTGTAACTAATCCGTCAACAATGGCGGAAGTAGCGAGTCAGCCTGTAGGCAGTGAAGAATTACTGCTTGTGACCCCTGCGTCAGTCAAGAAGTTGAGTTGGAGGGTGTTGCTAGAGTTGGGTTATATCGGTCACCCAGATGGTGCTCATCAAGCGGGCTTGTTACTGGGGGCAAATTTCTCAGAATTCCAGCATGTAGATATGTTTAAACTCAAGGGATTTTGTAACCAAATTGGCCTGATCTTGGAACCGGTCAGTATGGGCTTGGGTTTTACGGTATTACCCGCTCATGCAGTCAATGCCTTTCATAATTTTACGCAAATTAAGCCTCATCGCTTGGCGAACTCTATCACTGAGACTTTATTTCTAATTACACGTCGCCACAAGGCGTTACCGGCGCGGGTAAAAACTGTGGTTGCTTTAGCTAGGGAGTGGCTTTAAACCGTTAGAATACTTCGGACATTTTATGTTGCGTTTTATTTGCTGGTTATATTTTGGGATTATTGCCATGGGTGCTCAGGCTGAGTTGCCGCCCAGCTCAGCTGTTCAGCAGGAGAAAGACGAGATACTCATGCTACTTGCTTACTCGGTAGCTTACCTTGATTGGGTTGGGCCAAAAGAAAAACAGAAGCGCGGCTACAATATTGCAGCAGTCCTGTATGACAATGCGCAGGAAAAAATTATAGGAGTGCAGCGCAATGCAGTTGGTTTGTGTCGAGATAAAACCCAGCATGCTGAAGTGCGATTAATGCAACAATGTATCGGCAGTAAATGTAGGGGGAAAGAGACTAATTACCTGAATGATACTTCGATCTACAGCACTCTGGAGCCCTGTATGATGTGTGGAGGTATGATGATTTTTCTTGAGGTCTCTAGAGTTATTTATGGCCAATCAGATCCGGATTTTGGGAAGAATATAGAAAGGCTGAAGCAGAGTTTTAAGTCTGATTGTAGATATAAATTTGAGTCGAAACCGCATGTGGAAAATATTTGTAAAATAGATATTCCTGCAAATTATCGAGCTAGAAATATTTCTTCAGAGCCATCTAGTTTACTTCAGAGGGCTCAGCTTGAAGGGGCGTTTTACAATCATCGCTTGTTGTTTAGTAGCACGATTACAGATTTTCTGATGAGTGCTGAAGCGAAGAATATTTATCGTGCTGCTTACCAGCGGCTTATGGGTTTTAAGTCTAAATATCAGGCTAACAATAATCTTCTGCTGGAGAGCCAAAAGCAATTGAAGCAATTAGAAAGTGCTCCAGGAGATATAGATCGGTGTTTAGTGGGGGAGATACATCGCCACTAATTTTGTTAAATGTGAGCCTTTAGATTTTGGGGTGATTGATTTGCTTTATTGATGGCAATCATTAGTGGTTTAAAAATTCCTGATTTTCATTGCTTCTAGGTGGCTTAATTGTGTTTGATTCGACTTATGAAGATGCTGACGTTCTCCAGAGTTTTAAAAATAGAAGATTAGTCCCAGGCTCACTCTTAAAATTTCAGTTGAAAAAAACATGATCTGAAAAGTTCTATAGGAGTTGTCGGAGAGTAGATGATTGAATTTCTGGGGGCGAGCAATATAGATCGAATGACATCTATATGCTCGCTGGCAGTATTTTCGTGGGCTGTAGAATTAATAGTTAGAGTTTAAGTAAGATTATCTTGGTTGGTAGTGTGTTGATTTTCTCTTTTATTTATTTTTTATTTGATGGGATTAATCAAATATTTTTCCAGCGTTTGTAGGATTCTTCGTACGCTATAATTGTTGAGAACCCTAATTCTTTTGCGACTTGTAACTTGTCCATGGACTGGATGTCCAGTGAATTCAGTTTTTCTCTCCGGGCTAAATCCAATAAACGTCTAAAAGATGTATTTTGTGCATTTAGGCGAATCTGTAAGGAACGCTTATTAATTTGCAGTATGTCTGCCAAGAAATCCAGGTTGGCTGCACCCTCTGATAAATAATCTTTGATAATATCTTTACATCGATTGGGTAATGATTCATCTGACTTCATCTTCTGGAGCTGCTTCTTTGCAGTTAGCTTATTAAAGTCAAGGGAGGATTTTCCTGGGCTACATAGTTGTTTATCAAGAATGGAGTTATCAAAGCTAATGCAATTTTTTTGATGTCCAAACTCAATGGGAATATTAATTAAGGAGGATGCATTATTCATTAATTCGGAATTATGATGAGCAAAGTGAATAACCGGATGGCAGCTTTCATAATCGACAACAATATCTGAAATTAGCTTAAAGATGACTCCAATATTCAATTCAACTTGTTGTGTAGTGAGAGGCGAAAAGCTAGGAATTAAAATATCAAAGCTGGAGCGTTCATTCCCCTCACTGAATAACCCTTGATAGCCTTGCGTGCCCAGTTGTTGGAATTGCGTACCGAGGCTAATAAGATGTCTGACAGTAGGGCAAGCCATTAGGACATGAGCAAATGCTTGAATGCTGGAAATTGACACATCTAGACCAGTACGAAACGCTATGGTGTTATCACTGAAGTAGTCGGATACCTCTTGAAGTGCTTGTCCAGTCAGCCTTACTGGTACACGATGTTGTAGGTTTTGAAACTGAGAGTAATGATCACCATATATATTCTTTAACTTATCTTTTGGAAACCCCAGGTGTTGCCAGTATAGTACGTGACGATAAGTGGAAGTTGCCAAGCCTGTTGGCTCAGAAGCATAAAGTTCCTGGTTATTGGTAGTCATACTGATTTTTTTTTGTACTGCTAATAATCTATGAAATTGGTCGCCAAATGACAAATAAATTATTTTAGTGAATTTCTTAAGTTAATGTATAAAGCAACGCCATTATAGTATGAGTTTAACACTTAAAGTGTGATTTTGAACCAGTTTTTTTGACTGGCGATTTGGGTTTGGTGAGATTAAATTCCTCCAGTACTTACAAGGTATAATTTTTACTACGCTGGCGGTAACGCTTCCAGTTTTAGCTAATCCTTGCGGAGCAGTTGGTGTTCCAATTTGTCTAGTCCGCGGAGATATAAATTAAAAATGGTTTAATAT
The DNA window shown above is from Microbulbifer variabilis and carries:
- a CDS encoding multidrug effflux MFS transporter: MKLNFIKMALILGLLSCVGPVAIDMYLPALPDIAQDLGAPIEAAQYTLISYFVAFGVCQLFYGPASDMFGRKPPLYFGLVLFTLASIGCALAPSIEALIALRFLQGVGAASVMSIPRAVIRDYYTGTQATRLMTTVMLVISISPMLAPLIGSTLIVPFGWRSVFLLIALLTLASLLLAVTSLPETLHHHHRVPFRLNAMLGAFSTLLRDPVYVGLTSIGGLGIASFFSFLATASFLYTDFYGLTPTEFSLAFALNALGFFISSQFAANLGARFGSVVVVKWATAGFAISSLVMCMVVFWGNDQFLLLVAMLLTCNIFLGLVIPTSMVLSLEEHGPIAGTAAALGGALQMLLGALAIVLTSLVFDGTPLPLTAAIAVCGVSSLIISRLTLRGIAHLVVPY
- a CDS encoding SGNH/GDSL hydrolase family protein codes for the protein MDNILVYSDSVSWGIIPDTRQRMTFAQRWPGVMEFHLNENKHNVRVIENCLNGRKTVWDDPFREGRRGVEGLAQVIEMHSPLHCVILMLGTNDFQDTHDNKASMSAQGVAKLVSVIRSAPIEPGMPVPKVLIVAPLTINNPCGIIGYKFAGAKKRCEGFPQELEKVSNDLGTLFLDANRWVKVSERDGIHLDEDQHSVLGKVIADFLSDNKVLH
- a CDS encoding lactoylglutathione lyase family protein yields the protein MKSVYPRNFSHIGISVPDLEAAVKFYTEVMGWYLIMPPTEISEDHSAIGEMCTDVFGAKWGSFRIAHLSTGDRIGVELFQFPNQENPKDNFEYWKTGVFHFCVQDPNLEELAEKIVAAGGKKRMPKPRYYYPGEKPYRMIYMEDPFGNILEIYSHSYELIYSSGAYN
- a CDS encoding LysR family transcriptional regulator; amino-acid sequence: MINPVWLRSFCTLVEQGGFTKTAQHLHMTQSGVSQHLRRLEDFLGLALIHRQGKQFTLTEAGEKLYLEAQDIVESLSTLGQRLGEDPAYEGQVSIQSPGSVGLKLYPKLLDLQREYPKLTIDYRFAPNQAVEESILGYKADIGFVTNPSTMAEVASQPVGSEELLLVTPASVKKLSWRVLLELGYIGHPDGAHQAGLLLGANFSEFQHVDMFKLKGFCNQIGLILEPVSMGLGFTVLPAHAVNAFHNFTQIKPHRLANSITETLFLITRRHKALPARVKTVVALAREWL
- a CDS encoding nucleoside deaminase, which translates into the protein MLRFICWLYFGIIAMGAQAELPPSSAVQQEKDEILMLLAYSVAYLDWVGPKEKQKRGYNIAAVLYDNAQEKIIGVQRNAVGLCRDKTQHAEVRLMQQCIGSKCRGKETNYLNDTSIYSTLEPCMMCGGMMIFLEVSRVIYGQSDPDFGKNIERLKQSFKSDCRYKFESKPHVENICKIDIPANYRARNISSEPSSLLQRAQLEGAFYNHRLLFSSTITDFLMSAEAKNIYRAAYQRLMGFKSKYQANNNLLLESQKQLKQLESAPGDIDRCLVGEIHRH
- a CDS encoding AraC family transcriptional regulator ligand-binding domain-containing protein translates to MTTNNQELYASEPTGLATSTYRHVLYWQHLGFPKDKLKNIYGDHYSQFQNLQHRVPVRLTGQALQEVSDYFSDNTIAFRTGLDVSISSIQAFAHVLMACPTVRHLISLGTQFQQLGTQGYQGLFSEGNERSSFDILIPSFSPLTTQQVELNIGVIFKLISDIVVDYESCHPVIHFAHHNSELMNNASSLINIPIEFGHQKNCISFDNSILDKQLCSPGKSSLDFNKLTAKKQLQKMKSDESLPNRCKDIIKDYLSEGAANLDFLADILQINKRSLQIRLNAQNTSFRRLLDLARREKLNSLDIQSMDKLQVAKELGFSTIIAYEESYKRWKNI